The Anguilla anguilla isolate fAngAng1 chromosome 2, fAngAng1.pri, whole genome shotgun sequence genome contains the following window.
TTGGTATACCTTCTGATTAACAGCTTAATTCAACCATATGGTTCCACAAAACAAAGTGTCAGAACAGTAGTGTTACCAAATGGTATAGTAGTTTACatgataatattattttttcttttatttttttagattcaAGATATGTTTTCCAGTTAGCTGAAGCAAATGTATGAGcataaaatgcataaacatcTATTCCTTTAAAGCAACAGGACAAATAAGTACATGTGCTCCTTATGTACAGCAATGgaagaatttatttatatgttcatATGGATTGACAATGGAGGTGAGCAGCAGCTATGTATACATTAAAGTATAAAAGCTGTTTCACAGGCACTTCAATACAGTTTGGACTTTCTCACATACAGTAAGATACATGATATATTAATACATCATTAATTAAAGCCAGGCACTGAACATTTGAGTATTTTTAACATTAATGTCATGAACAGCATTTAGAAAAACACtttgcttcatttattttgtaatgttacATTAGCACTTAAAAGATAACTAAAATTTAAGCATGTCATAATACTGCCTAttgatttacattttcagtttttgcttCATTGTCATTAAAAGATAAGGGCTTgaattcaaacaacatttgGCCATAACGTTGACTTATAATTATTACATccatgatttgtttttgttttttttcttcccaaacaCAGTTTTCTGAATTCATCaatcactaaaactaaccagCTACGGCTGAGGTGTTGAAGAAAAGATGTAATTCTTGAATCTTGAAGTCAGTGTTAAGAACAAATATTAATTGTATACAGTCCTAGGTCCACCATATCCACTTAGTCTCTTAGAGTCTCATTCCAAATTAAGCTTAAATCTAATGCCTGATTCAACTTTCAAGCATGCGTCCACCAGCACTTTGACAAAAGGAAAGAGGAACGTCAGCACTTTTGGCTGTGAAGGAAGCCAGTGTGCGGACAATGCCAGGAAAGTCATTTGGACAAATATGATTCCTGCTATTGTCCCCAGCATCTCACCCTGATTGTCTTCCACAACAAAACTATGACAGATCCTCTCTGAACCCTGTGTCATCATACTGctttcttattaaaaaaagaagaagtaatTCACAAAGCTTCCAGTCGGTTTCATCCAAGCAACTGCCTCATGTCTGCCTTCCCATCAAGAGTGAGACATTCAAAGACAAAAGCTGCCAGTCAAAAAATATAACTACTTTTCTGTGGCTGAATATCAATCCACGCTCgtttctgtaaaaaatataataatttccaAGTAATTCCCACATAAAATCTTCAGATTTCAAGCCATGAATGAACATTATCTCCAGAGCAAAGTACAGGAGTGAATACTTACTAGTGTGAAAACTACAGAGTGCAAATGGACCCACAGCTCTAGTCTTTAATGAAGCTTAACCTCATCAGCTCAGCTGATTCCTGATAAACGCATGCggatttttctgtgtttaccAGCTGACAGCAAGGTAAAGGCTATATTCTGAAGCGGTTTGATGTTGTTCCCTTATGACTGCCATACATGAGGCAACCTATTCCTTGTTTAAAACACTATTCCCTGTAGTGCCTTATCAAAGTGCCACTAGAGCCCCCTTCAGTGTTGTGGGTGGTTTCTGAAGTATTGTGATTCCTCCACATGACCACCATGTGAAAAGTGTCACATAGCAACTGACAGCGGTTAAGAAAGGGGACATATAATTGATTATGCCCTATATGTCGCAACAGTAATCCCAATGGAAGTAACTATGGTAgccatttttattcagtgcagttgCTACTGGTATACCTTAATGAGTGTGGCAACCTTAGCTTTACTCTCTGATTCCAGAAGCTATTTCACAGGTGTGTTTAACTAGGCAAACATTCACACCAAATTGTGCAATCTCTAAACAGTGGTAACTGAATTACTTAAATGAATGTCTCATGTTTACaatgaataaaatagaaaaaatacaataaatatgaaGATTATAGCTTAATAATTAGAATAATTAACAAATAGCAAAAGTATTGTAGATAGGAAATGGTTGCTTTTTCATTAGACCCCCAAATTTGAGGTAGGGTCAAGTAAAGGGAGTTTCCCATGGGTGAGAAAtcataacacaaacacaatgtttCTGGCTACATTATACTCACTATTTCCATATATCATTAACTTTACACTGCAAAGCAAGTCATGTTTTGTGCTACTGTGCTACTTTTAAGCCTTACAAGATGCCATAGAACAGAACCATCAACATTTCTGCcagacccaacacacacacacacacacacacacaacatccaTATAAACAAAAACCAATTACAAGTCCAATTTCTTAACCACAAAGTCATATCACACCCCATTAATGGCTCAGATACTTAAAAGCATATGACATAAAGTACATGACATAAACGTATTTGACTTGCTGGTGGCAGATTTTTTTGGGTGTGtaaaagttattatttttggGCACGGTTGCATCCATAATTGAATCAGAAAGACAGCCCAAACTGGATGCTATCTGGTGTTATGTGCGACGATCTCCATTTTTGGTCTTCATTACCACTAGCACCACCATGACCGGGATGAGACAGATGGGGGTCATAACCAGGGCGAATACAATGCTAGGAGGAGGGTCATCCAATTCTTGCGTAGGACAGGACTTGAAATAGTTTGAGTGGATCTCCACAAACATTCTCTCCACCAGCTTGTTGGGCCAGGGGATTAATAGGCAGTCAGCTCTCTCCTCTGTGCATATGGTGAATTTATCATAAGGGCTGTAggggacagagaaacagacagcaaGGTTACTTGTCACAACAGCAAAGGATCACAGTAGAACTGCTAATGTATGTCATGGTATTTTTATAATGTCCTGCCACTCAGGAAAAGGCTTGGTGTGAAAGTTGTTAAGCTCCCAACTTTCTTcagtgacgtgtgtgtgtgtgtgtgtgtgtgagagagagacagagagagagagagagagagtgtgtgtgtgtgtgtgtatgtgtgtgtgtgcatgcatgtatgtgtcagAGAGACATTCACATTTCAGTATGGTCAATAACTTGGTCTGATATGACATTACAGCTGTTTCCTTTGCATGCACTTTTTATGTCTTCTACTAAAATTTCTACTAAAGCTATGACCTGCTCGGTAAATTAAATTGTTTCCCTATCCAATACAAGTGGGTAATGAACATTGTAATTCAATACAAGTAATTCGATCATTCACTCATACTTGCAATAGAATGAAAACTGCGCACAATGAAAATCCATGAAATTACCTGTAACATCAGTGGTCTGTATTGTACGATACACAAGTGGCTACTAACCTCTTTATGCTATTCCACTGGCAGAACTCTTTGGGGTTCAAAGTAGACATACTCTTATTGAAAGGCTCAAAGCACATTTGATTAATCAACCATTCGTAGCACAAATTCCTCTCTCGAAAACTTAAGTCACAAAATACGCAAAAAGAGTTGCAGTGTTCCGACTTGTTCCCGCAACCTACAAAACAAAgaagactaaataaataaataaataaataaataaataaataaataaataaataaataaatcgggTGATCTCACCTGAGCTGAAAGATTACTTGatttaataattgaataattactAAAGTATGTTTCTGATTATATTCTTTAGTGGGCCTGACAGGATGCACGACTCTCAACTTAAATCGGTCGGTAGGAAAGAACTACAAGTTATCTGTTTCTGAGATGTGTAAGTCATTGTAAGGTAATCGGAG
Protein-coding sequences here:
- the LOC118220839 gene encoding receptor activity-modifying protein 2-like isoform X1, translated to MEEICKLDLADEQRMKQSVKMQGPSASMGFMGVLCLVACFTFSYGEAEVQGTQMPDSSYANRTTEQQTGCGNKSEHCNSFCVFCDLSFRERNLCYEWLINQMCFEPFNKSMSTLNPKEFCQWNSIKSPYDKFTICTEERADCLLIPWPNKLVERMFVEIHSNYFKSCPTQELDDPPPSIVFALVMTPICLIPVMVVLVVMKTKNGDRRT
- the LOC118220839 gene encoding receptor activity-modifying protein 2-like isoform X2, whose protein sequence is MKNTLGFWGIVLFLIFNSSYANRTTEQQTGCGNKSEHCNSFCVFCDLSFRERNLCYEWLINQMCFEPFNKSMSTLNPKEFCQWNSIKSPYDKFTICTEERADCLLIPWPNKLVERMFVEIHSNYFKSCPTQELDDPPPSIVFALVMTPICLIPVMVVLVVMKTKNGDRRT